In a genomic window of Streptomyces noursei ATCC 11455:
- a CDS encoding carbohydrate kinase family protein, whose translation MIVVAGEALIDLVPSQQPSPDGTLPTLLPRRGGGPYNTALALGRLGSPAAFCSRVSTDTFGASLLRGLRDGGVDTSLVQRGPEPTTLAVADISPDGSAGYGFYVEGTADRLFTLPPALPEAVRALSLGTCSLVLEPGAGAYEALLRREARRGVFTALDPNVRPGLIPDADAYRARFRSWLSDVALLKLSDEDALWLAGAGTGAGADAGAPGAPGADRAAALAAAREWLAVGPAAIVLTHGGDGLTVLTRGGGEVAVPGERIAVVDTIGAGDTVNAALLHRLDVHGALSYAAVEALGDGDWEDILRFAARAAAVTCSRAGAEPPFAAELTERGADGPVA comes from the coding sequence GTGATCGTCGTCGCCGGCGAGGCCCTGATCGACCTCGTCCCCAGTCAACAGCCCTCCCCGGACGGGACGTTGCCGACGCTGCTGCCGCGGCGCGGCGGCGGGCCGTACAACACCGCGCTGGCGCTGGGGCGGCTGGGCTCGCCCGCCGCGTTCTGCTCGCGGGTCTCCACCGACACCTTCGGGGCGTCGCTGCTGCGCGGTCTGCGCGACGGCGGGGTGGACACCTCGTTGGTGCAGCGTGGCCCGGAGCCCACCACCCTGGCGGTCGCGGACATCAGCCCGGACGGCTCGGCCGGCTACGGCTTCTACGTGGAGGGCACCGCCGACCGGCTCTTCACCCTGCCGCCGGCGCTGCCCGAGGCGGTGCGGGCACTCTCCCTGGGCACCTGTTCGCTGGTGCTGGAGCCGGGCGCCGGGGCGTACGAGGCGCTGCTGCGCCGGGAGGCCCGGCGCGGGGTGTTCACCGCGCTCGACCCCAACGTCCGCCCGGGGCTGATCCCCGATGCGGACGCCTATCGGGCGCGCTTTCGCTCCTGGCTGTCGGACGTGGCGCTGCTGAAGCTGTCCGACGAGGACGCGCTGTGGCTGGCCGGGGCCGGTACGGGTGCAGGTGCGGACGCGGGCGCGCCGGGGGCGCCCGGGGCCGATCGGGCGGCGGCCCTCGCGGCGGCCCGGGAGTGGCTGGCCGTCGGGCCCGCGGCGATCGTGCTCACCCACGGCGGCGACGGGTTGACGGTGCTGACCCGGGGCGGCGGCGAGGTGGCGGTACCCGGCGAGCGGATCGCCGTCGTCGACACCATCGGCGCGGGCGACACCGTCAACGCGGCGCTGCTGCACCGGCTGGACGTCCATGGCGCGCTGTCGTACGCGGCGGTCGAGGCGCTCGGCGACGGCGACTGGGAGGACATCCTGCGCTTCGCCGCCCGGGCTGCCGCCGTCACGTGCTCCCGGGCGGGCGCCGAGCCGCCGTTCGCCGCGGAGCTGACGGAGCGAGGGGCCGACGGGCCCGTCGCCTGA
- a CDS encoding LacI family DNA-binding transcriptional regulator — protein sequence MTTMVDVARRAGVSVATVSHVVNDTRPVRPDTRAAVLAAIEELGYTHNTLARSLVTSRTRSIGLAVSAISNPYFTEILQGVEAGALEAGYSLLIADPHDDPRHERKVVQLLHERRVDGMIVAPSAEPAEMVDYVTKRQVPTVFLDRLVGDGFDQVCAESAGPVRRLVEHLADAGHTRIGLVAGLPGLSTTTERVQGYREGLRARGLPFTPELLAGGNSEAEGAQDATRHLLAAPEPPTAIITANNAMTIGALQALRDLGLEVPRDIALACFDDFSWADLFTPRLTAIAQPSKELGAAAVRLLLERLDDPHRPPRTVRLPCAFVHRTSCGCPETA from the coding sequence ATGACGACGATGGTGGATGTGGCACGGCGCGCGGGCGTCTCGGTCGCCACGGTCTCGCACGTGGTGAACGACACCCGGCCGGTGCGTCCGGACACCCGGGCCGCGGTGCTGGCCGCCATCGAGGAGCTCGGCTACACCCACAACACCCTCGCCCGCTCGCTGGTCACCTCCCGCACCCGCTCCATCGGCCTGGCGGTCTCGGCGATCAGCAACCCGTACTTCACCGAGATCCTCCAGGGCGTGGAGGCCGGCGCGCTGGAGGCCGGATACAGCCTGCTGATCGCCGATCCGCACGACGATCCGCGGCACGAGCGCAAGGTCGTCCAGCTGCTGCACGAGCGGCGGGTGGACGGCATGATCGTCGCGCCGTCCGCGGAGCCGGCCGAGATGGTCGACTATGTGACGAAGCGTCAGGTTCCTACGGTCTTTCTCGACCGGCTGGTCGGCGACGGCTTCGACCAGGTCTGCGCGGAGAGCGCCGGTCCGGTCCGCCGACTCGTCGAGCACCTGGCCGACGCGGGCCACACCCGGATCGGCCTGGTGGCGGGGCTGCCCGGGCTCAGCACCACCACCGAGCGGGTCCAGGGCTACCGCGAGGGGCTGCGCGCCCGCGGACTGCCGTTCACGCCCGAGCTGTTGGCCGGCGGCAACTCCGAGGCGGAGGGCGCCCAGGACGCCACCCGGCACCTGCTCGCCGCGCCGGAGCCGCCCACCGCGATCATCACCGCCAACAACGCGATGACCATCGGCGCCCTCCAGGCGCTGCGCGACCTGGGCCTGGAGGTGCCCCGGGACATCGCCCTGGCCTGCTTCGACGACTTCTCCTGGGCGGACCTCTTCACCCCGCGGCTGACCGCGATCGCCCAGCCCAGCAAGGAACTCGGCGCGGCGGCGGTCCGGCTGCTGCTGGAGCGGCTGGACGACCCGCACCGGCCGCCGCGCACCGTCCGACTGCCGTGCGCCTTCGTGCACCGCACCTCGTGCGGCTGCCCCGAGACCGCTTAG
- a CDS encoding zinc-dependent alcohol dehydrogenase family protein produces MRALVVTAPGPRGTAAVTELPDPRPEPDEVVVRVTSCGLCGTDMHVLGGELPVVGYPLVPGHELTGEIVAVGSAVRDRAVGERVAVDPNMPCGACHYCRIGRGNLCEDYTAIGVTRAGGFAELVAVPARCCYVLPAHLSEAAAGLVEPLSCAVHGLNRLPRRPGEHYLIYGAGTMGLMMAALVRTAGAASVSVVDPNEERLAFARSFGVDAAVTGADALDRTPGFEVVIDATGVIAAIEDGLGRVRRGGTFLQFGVADPARGASFSPYRVYSQEIDIIGSMAVHNSFQPAVDLLAAGLDLDPLVSDVYGLDDFDEAVARFRAGTGRKIHIAPQKG; encoded by the coding sequence ATGCGCGCTCTCGTGGTCACCGCACCGGGCCCCCGGGGCACCGCCGCTGTCACCGAACTGCCCGATCCCCGCCCGGAGCCCGACGAGGTGGTCGTCCGCGTCACCTCCTGCGGGCTGTGCGGCACCGACATGCACGTCCTCGGCGGCGAGTTGCCGGTCGTCGGCTACCCGCTGGTCCCCGGCCACGAGCTGACCGGCGAGATCGTCGCGGTGGGCTCGGCGGTGCGGGACCGGGCGGTCGGCGAGCGGGTCGCGGTCGACCCCAACATGCCGTGCGGCGCCTGCCACTACTGCCGGATCGGCCGCGGCAACCTCTGCGAGGACTACACCGCGATCGGCGTCACCCGGGCCGGCGGCTTCGCCGAACTGGTCGCCGTCCCGGCCCGCTGCTGCTACGTCCTGCCGGCCCACCTCTCGGAGGCCGCCGCCGGACTCGTCGAGCCGCTGTCCTGCGCCGTGCACGGCCTCAACCGGCTGCCGCGCCGCCCCGGCGAGCACTACCTGATCTACGGGGCGGGCACCATGGGCCTGATGATGGCCGCGCTGGTGCGGACCGCGGGCGCCGCCTCGGTCTCCGTCGTGGACCCCAACGAGGAACGGCTGGCGTTCGCCCGGTCCTTCGGCGTGGACGCGGCGGTGACCGGTGCCGACGCCCTCGACCGGACCCCCGGTTTCGAGGTGGTGATCGACGCGACCGGGGTGATCGCGGCCATCGAGGACGGTCTGGGCCGGGTGCGCCGCGGTGGCACCTTCCTCCAGTTCGGCGTCGCCGACCCGGCCCGCGGCGCGTCCTTCTCGCCGTACCGCGTCTACAGCCAGGAGATCGACATCATCGGCTCGATGGCGGTGCACAACAGCTTCCAGCCGGCCGTCGACCTGCTGGCCGCCGGCCTCGATCTGGACCCGCTGGTCTCCGACGTCTACGGGCTGGACGACTTCGACGAGGCGGTGGCCCGCTTCCGGGCCGGCACCGGCCGCAAGATCCACATCGCCCCGCAGAAGGGCTGA
- a CDS encoding sugar porter family MFS transporter, with the protein MPASVKAVPASFKNVLIWVFGALGGILWGYDTGVISGAMLFLKRDIALTPLLEGLVVSGLLVGAMLGAGLSGRLSDSWGRRRLILVASGVFILGTLGAACATGAAALIAFRFVIGVGVGIASVVVPLYLTELAPKHLRGGLTSLMQLLVTVGIFVAYVTDYLLADSGAWRWMIGLGVVPAAVLALGILTQPESPRWLVGKGRGGQAREVLTRLRGDAAAAGEELAEIERTERAEREAGEPLSLRRLLSPQLRPVFTVGMLLVFFQNFVGINTIIYYAPTLLTDIGFGSGGAILANVGIGLLNMLMTLPAMRLIDRRGRKPLLRIGALGMCAAMVVLAATNLSGLGYGALLSTLTLLGIALYIASFAVSWGPVQWVMLPELFPMRIRAAAVSLCVLFNWLFNMVVALVFPSLLHSWGAGVNFLFFAGTTLLAYLFVQRLLPETKGRSLEEIEAELLRGGQDRRPAERTAPVSSGADVAH; encoded by the coding sequence GTGCCCGCATCCGTCAAGGCTGTGCCCGCATCCTTCAAGAACGTGCTGATCTGGGTCTTCGGCGCCCTCGGGGGCATCCTCTGGGGCTACGACACCGGTGTCATCTCCGGCGCCATGCTCTTCCTCAAGCGCGATATCGCGCTCACCCCGCTCCTGGAGGGGCTGGTGGTCTCCGGCCTCCTCGTAGGGGCGATGCTCGGCGCCGGCCTCTCGGGGCGGCTCTCCGACTCCTGGGGGCGCCGCCGATTGATCCTGGTCGCCTCCGGGGTCTTCATCCTCGGCACCCTCGGCGCGGCCTGCGCCACCGGGGCCGCCGCGCTGATCGCGTTCCGCTTCGTGATCGGGGTCGGCGTGGGCATCGCCTCCGTCGTCGTCCCGCTCTACCTCACCGAGCTTGCGCCCAAGCACCTGCGCGGCGGGCTCACCTCGCTGATGCAACTGCTGGTGACGGTCGGCATCTTCGTCGCCTACGTCACCGACTACCTGCTCGCCGACTCCGGGGCCTGGCGCTGGATGATCGGCCTGGGCGTGGTCCCGGCCGCGGTGCTGGCGCTGGGCATCCTCACCCAGCCGGAGAGCCCGCGCTGGCTGGTGGGCAAGGGCCGGGGCGGACAGGCCCGCGAGGTGCTGACGCGGCTGCGCGGGGACGCCGCGGCGGCGGGCGAGGAACTGGCCGAGATCGAGCGGACCGAGCGCGCCGAACGGGAGGCCGGCGAGCCGCTGAGCCTGCGCCGGCTGCTGTCGCCGCAGCTGCGGCCGGTGTTCACGGTCGGGATGCTGCTGGTGTTCTTCCAGAACTTCGTCGGCATCAACACGATCATCTACTACGCACCGACCCTGCTCACCGACATCGGTTTCGGGTCCGGCGGCGCCATCCTCGCCAACGTCGGCATCGGCCTGCTCAACATGCTGATGACGCTGCCGGCGATGCGGCTGATCGACCGCCGGGGCCGCAAGCCGCTGCTGCGGATCGGGGCGCTGGGCATGTGCGCGGCCATGGTGGTGCTGGCCGCCACCAACCTCTCCGGGCTCGGCTACGGCGCGCTGCTCTCCACCCTGACGCTGCTGGGCATCGCGCTCTACATCGCCTCGTTCGCGGTCTCCTGGGGGCCGGTGCAGTGGGTGATGCTGCCGGAGCTGTTCCCGATGCGGATCCGGGCCGCCGCGGTCAGCCTGTGCGTGCTGTTCAACTGGCTGTTCAACATGGTCGTGGCGCTGGTCTTCCCCTCCCTGCTGCACTCCTGGGGCGCCGGGGTCAACTTCCTCTTCTTCGCCGGTACGACGCTGCTGGCGTATCTCTTCGTCCAGCGGCTGCTGCCGGAGACCAAGGGCCGCAGCCTGGAGGAGATCGAGGCGGAGCTGCTCCGGGGCGGGCAGGACCGCCGTCCGGCCGAGCGGACCGCCCCGGTATCGTCGGGGGCCGACGTCGCCCACTGA
- a CDS encoding Rieske (2Fe-2S) protein, with product MSASPDRRTVLRGAALAGIACFGAAGCAAGEQGSGARPSSDAPVELGPAAEVPVGGAKLYAAQRLLVSQPTKGAFKCFSAVCTHMGGTLDKIEKGQAVCPLHGSHFEVATGKVAQGPASSPLEEVPVKVEGGKLVAG from the coding sequence ATGAGTGCGTCCCCGGACCGCCGGACCGTGCTGCGCGGGGCCGCGCTCGCCGGCATCGCGTGCTTCGGAGCCGCCGGCTGCGCCGCGGGGGAGCAGGGGTCGGGCGCCCGGCCGTCCTCGGACGCGCCGGTCGAGCTGGGCCCGGCCGCGGAGGTGCCGGTCGGCGGCGCCAAGCTCTACGCCGCGCAGCGCCTGCTGGTCTCGCAGCCCACCAAGGGCGCGTTCAAGTGCTTCAGCGCCGTATGCACGCACATGGGCGGGACGCTGGACAAGATCGAGAAGGGCCAGGCCGTCTGCCCCCTGCACGGCAGCCACTTCGAGGTGGCCACCGGCAAGGTCGCCCAGGGCCCGGCGTCCAGCCCCCTGGAGGAGGTCCCGGTCAAGGTCGAGGGCGGCAAGCTGGTCGCGGGCTGA
- a CDS encoding papain-like cysteine protease family protein, which yields MLHSLFAPRGRRRWLSAAALTVVALAGLPGAANAAPQSANRLNITMQAQEKTNWCWAGSGNTIATWYGRNYSQNQFCNAAFNRQQGTTCPNNQATLGNVQNALDWMGINPGSYVTGWLRYSTVQNEINANRPIETRIQWSSGGGHMHVIYGFDTSRNWVYWGDPWATNNRYNWGDFDNYVNGSSFSWTHSLYQIGA from the coding sequence ATGCTCCACTCTCTGTTCGCCCCGCGCGGGCGCCGCAGATGGCTGTCGGCCGCGGCGCTGACCGTCGTGGCGCTGGCCGGGCTGCCCGGCGCCGCCAACGCCGCCCCGCAGTCGGCCAACCGCCTGAACATCACGATGCAGGCCCAGGAGAAGACCAACTGGTGCTGGGCCGGCTCGGGCAACACCATCGCGACCTGGTACGGCCGGAACTACAGCCAGAACCAGTTCTGCAACGCCGCATTCAACCGCCAACAGGGCACCACCTGCCCCAACAACCAGGCCACGCTGGGCAATGTGCAGAACGCACTCGACTGGATGGGCATCAATCCTGGCTCATATGTGACCGGTTGGCTCCGGTACAGCACCGTCCAGAACGAGATCAACGCCAACCGGCCCATCGAGACCCGCATCCAGTGGTCGTCCGGTGGCGGCCACATGCACGTCATCTACGGTTTCGACACGTCCCGCAACTGGGTGTACTGGGGCGACCCCTGGGCCACCAACAACCGTTACAACTGGGGCGACTTCGACAACTACGTGAACGGAAGCTCCTTCTCCTGGACCCACTCCCTCTACCAGATAGGAGCCTGA